One Companilactobacillus farciminis KCTC 3681 = DSM 20184 genomic window, AATGATATGACCACTTACTGAAAAACTGACATTGAATATTGACTCGATATCAAACTGATCAATTCTATAATTATTATACGAAAGAAAGCCATCTATTACTGGGATTGGGGCCAAAAATCGTTTTGCAAAGTAATTTGCTTCTCGCTCATAGATTCGATATTTTCCTTCTGGAAGCAAATATCTAGAAACGATTGTTTCGTTAGATTCTTCATTATGTCTGAGAATATAGTGTCCTAATTCATGGGCTAGTGTAAATCGAATTCTTTCTTTGGAATCAATTTTTGCATTATAGAAAATAATATAATCATTGTCATCAGCGTTATACCATAATGCTCCATCATCGCTTTGTAATAATTTAGCAACTTCTTGCTCAGAACATTGCAAGCTTTTTGCATATTGGTCATATCTTTGTAAATGCAAATTGGGAAATACTCTAATAACTTTTTTAACTGAAATAGGTAAATTGCTTATTCCTAAAGTTTCCAAGAGATCATATGCAGATTTTTGGGCAAGAGCATAGTTTGCATCTCTATAAGTCGTCATCACTGTCATCCTCATCGAAATTATTATTGTCTAATTTATCAAATGTAATTTTCATCATCTTAATTAATTTTTCTTGATCGGATTTAGATAATTGACGAGCTCCACGTTGAATTGCACGTAATTCGGGGGTAGAGTCTTGAGGTTCATTACTAGATGTTAGTATTTGGCTTTTTAAGATATTCCAGTGTTCGGCCAACTTTTCAATCGAGCCAGCTCTAGGCATCTTATTTCCATTTTCCCAATTGCTAACAGCACTTTGAGCAACTCCGATAGATTCAGCAAGTTCAGATGTTGTTTCATTATGCAATTCACGATACTTTTTGATATTTTTTCCAATAAT contains:
- a CDS encoding helix-turn-helix domain-containing protein; translation: MTEDLKNIIGKNIKKYRELHNETTSELAESIGVAQSAVSNWENGNKMPRAGSIEKLAEHWNILKSQILTSSNEPQDSTPELRAIQRGARQLSKSDQEKLIKMMKITFDKLDNNNFDEDDSDDDL